The following coding sequences are from one Selenomonas sputigena ATCC 35185 window:
- a CDS encoding ribonuclease J: MGGLGEIGKNMTVLRFGNDILVIDAGLMFPTEDMLGIDLVIPDITYLLENRDCIKGIVLTHGHEDHIGALPYVLTQIDVPVYGTPLTLGILKGRLEERGVSTQNLHPIMAGDQLRLGCFAIKFVRVNHSIPDAVALAIRTPLGTIFHTGDFKMDYTPVDGKLTDFKTLSEIGNKSVLLMLADSTNAERTEPVPSEATVGVAFDRVFRRARGRIIVATFSSNVSRIQQIIDSAVRYRRKVAILGRSMVNVTNIAMELGYLTAPEGTIVDIDEIGRYNDNQIVIATTGSQGEPMSALTRMAMSSHRKVNITPMDTIIISATPIPGNERYVGKTIDLLLKLGADVVYGRSEGIHVSGHAGQDALKLMHNLIRPRYFMPVHGEYRMLVRHAKLAQSLGMPEENIFLNENGGILEFTRNTAKLNGKVQSGIVLIDGLGVGDVGNIVLRDRQQLSREGVIIVVVTINRSSGRMVSGPDFVSRGFVYVRESEELMDTARRRVFSALKKCEDEHITEWSSIKTTIRDVLGRFIFDATRRRPMILPIIMEA, translated from the coding sequence TTGGGCGGCCTCGGGGAAATCGGCAAGAACATGACGGTATTGCGTTTCGGCAATGACATTCTCGTCATCGACGCGGGACTGATGTTTCCGACGGAGGACATGCTCGGCATCGACCTCGTCATCCCAGACATCACCTATCTGTTGGAAAACCGCGACTGTATCAAAGGCATCGTACTGACGCACGGTCACGAGGATCACATCGGCGCTCTGCCGTACGTCCTCACGCAGATCGACGTTCCCGTCTACGGCACGCCGCTGACGCTCGGCATCCTCAAGGGACGCTTGGAGGAGCGCGGCGTTTCGACGCAGAACCTCCATCCCATCATGGCGGGCGATCAGCTGCGGCTCGGCTGCTTCGCCATCAAGTTCGTGCGCGTGAACCACAGCATCCCCGATGCCGTGGCGCTCGCGATCCGCACGCCACTCGGCACGATCTTTCACACGGGCGACTTCAAGATGGACTACACGCCCGTCGACGGAAAGCTCACGGACTTCAAGACGCTCTCGGAAATCGGCAACAAGAGCGTGCTGCTCATGCTTGCCGACAGCACGAACGCCGAGCGCACAGAGCCTGTGCCGAGCGAAGCGACCGTCGGCGTCGCCTTCGACCGCGTATTTCGGCGCGCACGCGGGCGCATCATCGTCGCGACCTTCTCCTCGAACGTCTCACGCATCCAGCAGATCATCGACTCCGCCGTGCGCTACCGCCGCAAGGTGGCGATCCTTGGCCGCAGCATGGTCAACGTCACGAACATCGCGATGGAACTCGGCTATCTGACCGCACCCGAGGGCACGATCGTCGACATCGACGAGATTGGCCGCTACAACGACAACCAGATCGTCATCGCGACGACAGGCAGCCAGGGCGAGCCGATGTCCGCTCTGACGCGCATGGCGATGAGCTCGCATCGCAAGGTCAACATCACGCCGATGGACACCATCATCATCTCGGCGACGCCGATTCCCGGCAACGAACGCTACGTCGGCAAGACCATCGATCTCCTCCTGAAGCTCGGCGCTGACGTCGTCTACGGCAGGAGCGAGGGCATCCACGTTTCGGGTCACGCTGGGCAGGATGCACTGAAGCTCATGCACAATTTGATCCGCCCGCGCTACTTCATGCCCGTGCACGGCGAATACCGCATGCTCGTGCGCCATGCCAAGCTCGCGCAGAGCCTCGGCATGCCGGAAGAAAACATCTTCCTCAATGAGAACGGCGGCATCCTTGAATTCACGCGCAATACGGCGAAACTCAACGGCAAGGTGCAGTCCGGCATCGTCCTCATCGACGGTCTCGGCGTTGGCGACGTCGGCAACATCGTCCTGCGCGACCGCCAGCAGCTCTCGCGCGAAGGCGTCATCATCGTCGTCGTGACGATCAACCGCTCCTCCGGCCGCATGGTCTCCGGACCCGATTTCGTGTCACGCGGCTTCGTCTACGTGCGCGAATCCGAAGAACTCATGGATACCGCCAGAAGGCGCGTCTTCAGCGCTCTCAAGAAGTGCGAGGATGAGCACATCACCGAATGGTCCTCCATCAAGACGACCATCCGCGACGTTCTCGGCCGCTTCATCTTCGACGCCACACGCCGCCGCCCCATGATCCTGCCGATCATCATGGAAGCGTAA
- a CDS encoding helix-turn-helix domain-containing protein: MRSWQSKKKEIQSLTETEKSELSLAASLVAQIIETREKKGWTQRDLAQRSGIAQSSIARFERCGAMPRLDTFAKISNCVGLRLALVENP; encoded by the coding sequence ATGCGCAGTTGGCAAAGCAAAAAAAAGGAAATTCAATCTTTGACGGAAACTGAAAAAAGTGAACTATCTCTTGCCGCAAGTCTGGTTGCGCAAATCATCGAAACTCGCGAGAAAAAAGGATGGACGCAGAGAGATTTGGCACAAAGATCAGGCATTGCACAATCTTCCATTGCTCGTTTTGAAAGATGCGGTGCGATGCCGAGGCTCGATACCTTTGCCAAAATTTCCAACTGCGTAGGACTTCGCCTCGCCTTAGTAGAAAATCCATAA
- a CDS encoding MutS family DNA mismatch repair protein, protein MNKNFFQAARETDLAEKRRLDRRGQMLSWLRLTTFFLCLLALAAAWDTGALEIYLVAVALACCFTALLRRHGKLFEQRLLLESHIAALSNFLARFSGEWHNFPVTGAEYLKDELPQAQDLSLFGADSIYQYLCAARTKAGRDSLADALSPFPADLALARKRQKAVEELITRPRLVLDLTAAAALLPDGHDTKPLLTALQRNTEKPYAGTVFIAWVLPAALALAIVGASLSLIGWTMPAILVLLQFLIAFALGRRTASAQKPLAAMHRELRLYERLFSRLEDATFQSPHLIALQTQLKAGGAARSLRRLAVLADHAHTRHNLIFLLLANAFFLSDLHFAHRIAHWQEKAAAHLGDWLAVWAETEVLLSLSTVGLVREMYAFPELLEDASPRLEAKNLTHLLIPEEKAVPNDIDATAGTRIITGSNMSGKTTYLRTVASACVLAYAGAPVPGERFRLSPLHIFTSIRVTDDAAHGLSTFYAEILRIKSMMAFKEKRLPMLIVIDEIFKGTNSADRLIGAREAISRLTGADFITLVSTHDFELCEIESDAAPVTNWHFEESYEDDKLLFDYKIKEGRCTTRNAQYLLKMAGIME, encoded by the coding sequence ATGAACAAAAATTTCTTCCAAGCGGCGCGAGAGACGGATCTCGCCGAGAAGCGGCGGCTGGATCGGCGCGGACAGATGCTTTCCTGGCTGCGCCTCACGACGTTCTTCCTGTGCCTTCTCGCGCTCGCCGCCGCCTGGGACACGGGCGCACTTGAGATATATCTCGTCGCCGTCGCGCTCGCCTGCTGCTTCACCGCGCTCCTGCGCCGTCACGGCAAGCTCTTCGAACAGCGCCTGCTCTTGGAGAGCCACATCGCCGCGCTTTCAAACTTCCTCGCACGATTTTCGGGGGAGTGGCACAACTTTCCTGTGACGGGCGCGGAATATCTGAAGGACGAATTGCCACAGGCGCAGGATCTGAGCCTCTTCGGCGCTGATTCCATCTACCAGTACCTTTGCGCCGCACGCACGAAGGCGGGGCGCGATAGCCTCGCCGACGCGCTCTCCCCCTTCCCTGCTGATCTCGCGCTTGCAAGGAAGAGGCAAAAAGCCGTCGAGGAACTGATCACCCGCCCCAGGCTCGTCCTCGACCTCACGGCAGCAGCCGCTCTTCTGCCTGACGGGCACGATACAAAGCCGCTCCTCACAGCGCTGCAAAGAAATACAGAGAAGCCCTACGCGGGCACGGTCTTCATCGCGTGGGTTCTTCCCGCCGCCCTCGCGCTCGCCATCGTCGGCGCATCGCTTTCTCTCATCGGCTGGACGATGCCCGCCATACTCGTGCTGCTGCAGTTCCTCATCGCCTTCGCGCTCGGCAGGCGCACGGCATCCGCGCAGAAGCCGCTCGCCGCCATGCACCGCGAATTGCGCCTCTACGAGCGTCTCTTTTCGCGCCTCGAAGATGCGACATTTCAAAGCCCGCACCTTATCGCACTGCAGACGCAGCTCAAGGCGGGCGGCGCCGCGCGCTCCCTGCGCCGCCTCGCCGTCCTCGCCGATCATGCGCACACGCGTCACAACCTCATCTTCCTGCTGCTCGCCAACGCCTTCTTCCTCAGCGACCTGCACTTCGCGCACCGCATCGCACACTGGCAGGAAAAGGCCGCCGCGCACCTCGGCGACTGGCTCGCCGTCTGGGCGGAAACCGAAGTGCTCCTCTCCCTCTCGACCGTGGGACTCGTGCGCGAAATGTATGCGTTCCCCGAACTCCTCGAAGACGCTTCGCCGCGCCTCGAAGCCAAGAACTTGACCCATCTCCTGATTCCCGAGGAAAAGGCTGTGCCGAACGACATCGACGCGACGGCAGGCACGCGCATCATCACGGGATCGAACATGTCGGGCAAGACGACGTACCTCAGAACCGTCGCAAGCGCCTGCGTCCTCGCCTACGCGGGCGCCCCCGTGCCGGGCGAGCGCTTTCGCCTCTCGCCGCTTCACATCTTCACCTCGATCCGCGTGACGGACGACGCGGCGCACGGCCTTTCCACCTTCTATGCCGAAATCCTGCGCATCAAGAGCATGATGGCGTTCAAGGAAAAGCGCCTGCCCATGCTCATCGTCATCGACGAAATCTTCAAGGGCACGAATAGCGCCGATCGCCTCATCGGCGCAAGAGAAGCCATTTCGCGCCTCACAGGCGCGGACTTCATCACCCTCGTCTCCACGCACGACTTCGAGCTTTGCGAGATCGAAAGCGACGCCGCTCCCGTAACGAACTGGCACTTTGAAGAAAGCTACGAGGACGACAAGCTTCTCTTCGACTACAAGATCAAAGAAGGACGCTGCACGACGCGCAACGCTCAGTATCTGCTGAAGATGGCGGGCATCATGGAGTGA
- a CDS encoding ShlB/FhaC/HecB family hemolysin secretion/activation protein, whose product MKAKHLHLKLTLPLAAALLLPGTAFAATNLPPSDAHLPEKAQENALESRLPNHAGGSKAMMPFRLSRIDVEQDGTQLLEKAIEERTASYLRRDISELDVNDLLAELTDYARSHGYPAAAAYLPAQSNADGTLTIRILAGRYGKITVENSAAISDAKIERLAHALKEGAPIEGKPLETALYNIAALGGIEAAGLLSPGTTFGTGDLTIRVKDGKRRSYVLYSENYGSEPSGRYRFGLQGSFENLTKSGDRLNLGLTLSNKDLHNYSLSYSHPVGADGTTLGIGVSRMDYELSGAFRRLGAEGTADTLSLFGTTPLWRTAQSSLAVTYGWDWRRLKDEYKKIGMELEKHSSTFHLGIKGAERQYRTSWSYDLTGYFGHLGADSDWARRQMKRAGTEGSFTKAVLNLNLRHEISDRWNISLKAQAQKAGTNLDSSEEIYLGGANGVRAYPQGEASGDNGYLGSIELSYRTDVPNLVLSTYFDMGRVQYANDGKDGSETLKGWGIGISYSRPGDYFLRLDWARRIGLANNASDDAKAKNRLWFMVGKVW is encoded by the coding sequence ATGAAAGCAAAACACTTGCACCTCAAACTTACGCTGCCCCTTGCGGCGGCGCTTCTCCTGCCGGGCACAGCCTTCGCCGCGACGAACCTGCCGCCATCCGATGCGCACCTGCCCGAAAAGGCGCAGGAAAACGCGCTCGAAAGCCGCCTGCCGAACCATGCAGGCGGCAGCAAGGCGATGATGCCTTTTCGCCTCTCGCGCATCGACGTCGAGCAGGACGGCACGCAGCTCTTGGAAAAAGCCATTGAAGAACGGACGGCGTCCTACCTTCGCCGCGACATCTCCGAGCTCGATGTCAACGACCTGCTCGCCGAACTTACCGACTACGCGCGCAGCCACGGCTACCCTGCGGCAGCCGCCTACCTGCCGGCGCAGTCGAATGCGGACGGCACGCTCACCATCCGCATCCTCGCCGGACGCTACGGCAAAATCACCGTCGAAAACAGCGCCGCCATCAGCGACGCGAAAATCGAGCGGCTCGCCCATGCACTCAAAGAAGGCGCACCCATCGAAGGCAAGCCCTTGGAAACCGCTCTCTACAACATCGCCGCCCTCGGCGGCATCGAAGCGGCAGGGCTTCTCTCGCCGGGCACAACCTTCGGCACGGGCGACCTCACGATCCGCGTCAAGGACGGCAAGCGCCGGAGCTATGTCCTCTACAGCGAAAACTACGGCAGCGAACCTTCGGGCCGCTACCGCTTCGGTCTGCAAGGGAGCTTTGAAAACCTCACGAAGAGCGGCGACCGTCTGAACCTGGGGCTGACCCTCTCCAACAAAGACCTGCACAACTACAGCCTCAGCTACAGCCACCCCGTCGGCGCCGACGGCACCACGCTCGGCATTGGCGTCAGCCGCATGGACTACGAGCTGTCGGGAGCTTTCCGCCGTCTCGGTGCAGAAGGCACGGCGGACACCTTGAGCCTCTTCGGCACGACGCCGCTCTGGCGCACGGCGCAAAGCTCGCTCGCCGTCACCTACGGCTGGGACTGGCGCAGGCTCAAGGACGAGTACAAGAAGATCGGCATGGAGCTTGAAAAGCACAGCAGCACCTTCCATCTCGGCATCAAAGGGGCAGAGCGTCAATATCGCACCTCGTGGAGCTACGACCTCACGGGCTACTTCGGACATCTCGGTGCGGACTCTGACTGGGCGCGTCGGCAGATGAAGCGTGCGGGTACGGAAGGCAGCTTCACGAAAGCCGTGCTGAACCTCAACCTGCGCCACGAGATCAGCGACCGCTGGAACATCAGCCTCAAGGCGCAGGCGCAGAAAGCCGGAACGAACCTCGACAGCTCGGAAGAAATCTACCTCGGCGGAGCGAACGGCGTACGCGCCTACCCGCAGGGCGAAGCCTCGGGCGACAACGGCTATTTGGGCAGCATTGAGCTTTCGTACCGTACGGACGTGCCGAATCTCGTCCTCAGCACCTACTTCGACATGGGTCGCGTGCAGTACGCCAACGACGGAAAAGACGGCAGCGAAACCCTCAAAGGCTGGGGCATCGGCATCTCTTACAGCCGCCCCGGCGACTACTTCCTGCGCCTCGACTGGGCGCGCCGCATCGGCCTTGCCAATAACGCGAGCGACGACGCCAAGGCAAAGAACCGCCTGTGGTTCATGGTCGGCAAGGTCTGGTAA
- a CDS encoding type II toxin-antitoxin system RelE/ParE family toxin — protein sequence MHDSLPCRNFTNCRIIFFVWQNGTIVLLHTFSKKSQKTPVQEIRTALRKKQQWEKDFSSR from the coding sequence ATCCACGACTCCCTGCCCTGCAGAAACTTCACGAACTGCAGAATCATTTTTTTCGTCTGGCAGAACGGCACGATCGTCTTGTTGCACACCTTCTCAAAAAAGTCACAGAAGACGCCTGTGCAGGAAATCCGTACAGCATTACGAAAAAAACAACAATGGGAAAAAGATTTTTCATCACGCTAA
- the ccmA gene encoding heme ABC exporter ATP-binding protein CcmA — MENSLTLSFEDAGISFAGRSVLRGLSFQLAGGIVASVRGPNGSGKSTLLRLAAGLLRPTKGRVALQTAAGEAEGAAWQANLAYLSPELSLYPLLTAAENLDFFLGLRGIALSDAARRTLLARVGLKGAQDWRMQTASFSTGMRQRLKLAVLLGADAPFWLLDEPGANLDEEGRTLLAALAREAAAEGRLVLWATNEQKEEVAADARICIAGGAAHLS; from the coding sequence TTGGAAAATTCCTTGACGCTTTCCTTCGAGGATGCGGGCATATCCTTCGCGGGACGCAGCGTGCTTCGGGGGCTTTCTTTCCAGCTTGCGGGCGGCATCGTCGCCAGCGTGCGCGGGCCGAACGGCAGCGGCAAGTCCACGCTCCTGCGCCTGGCGGCGGGGCTTCTGCGTCCGACAAAAGGGCGCGTCGCGCTGCAGACGGCGGCGGGAGAGGCCGAGGGAGCGGCGTGGCAGGCGAATCTCGCCTATCTCTCGCCCGAGCTTTCGCTCTACCCGCTGCTGACGGCGGCGGAGAACCTCGACTTCTTCCTCGGACTGCGCGGTATTGCGCTTTCCGATGCGGCGCGACGGACGCTCCTCGCGCGCGTGGGACTCAAGGGGGCGCAAGATTGGCGGATGCAGACGGCAAGCTTCTCGACAGGTATGCGCCAGCGTCTGAAGCTCGCCGTGCTGCTCGGCGCGGATGCGCCCTTCTGGCTGCTCGACGAGCCGGGCGCGAACCTCGATGAGGAAGGGCGCACGCTTCTCGCCGCGCTCGCGCGTGAAGCGGCGGCAGAAGGCCGGCTCGTGCTCTGGGCGACGAACGAGCAAAAAGAGGAGGTGGCTGCCGATGCAAGGATCTGCATTGCAGGGGGCGCGGCTCATCTTTCGTAG
- the rpsU gene encoding 30S ribosomal protein S21 produces MANEVKVGKNETIDSALRRFKRTCQKAGTLAEVRKREHYEKPSVKRKKKSEAARKRKFRA; encoded by the coding sequence ATGGCAAATGAGGTCAAAGTAGGAAAGAACGAAACGATCGACAGTGCTCTCCGCAGATTCAAGCGTACCTGCCAGAAGGCTGGTACTTTGGCAGAAGTTAGGAAACGTGAACATTACGAGAAACCGAGCGTCAAGCGCAAGAAGAAGTCCGAGGCGGCTCGTAAGCGCAAGTTCCGCGCATGA
- a CDS encoding type II toxin-antitoxin system YafQ family toxin — translation MTYRIKFTSAYKKSYKRAKKRGLNLKLLDDVIEVLRQGHKLNAKYRDHELHGNWAGFRECHVQPDWLLVYLVENDILTLTLVETGTHADIFDE, via the coding sequence ATGACTTATCGCATCAAATTCACCAGCGCTTATAAGAAAAGTTACAAGCGTGCCAAAAAACGCGGTTTGAATCTCAAACTATTAGATGATGTTATCGAGGTATTGAGACAGGGACATAAGCTAAATGCCAAATACCGTGACCACGAACTCCATGGAAATTGGGCGGGGTTTCGCGAGTGCCATGTTCAACCTGATTGGTTATTGGTGTACCTCGTTGAAAATGACATCCTAACCTTGACCCTTGTCGAAACTGGAACTCATGCAGATATATTCGATGAATAA
- a CDS encoding molybdopterin-dependent oxidoreductase, translated as MEILRSVCPYDCPDCCGLLVEVEDGLARKVKGDPAHSFTRGTLCPKMAHYERTVHSPRRLLTPLKRTGKKGAGEFRPISWRDAVQEIAARWQEIIAQYGAEAIQPYSYAGTMGLLQHDAYHALFRALGAAELDRTICSPAKRHGWNSVMGATLAIRPQEAQQSDLIILWSLSMLATDIHFAHDVQVAKKRGAKIWCVDTYETATARQADRAFFVRPGTDGALALALLHVLETEGLTDETFLAAHVQGWQELKKDVLPRHTPESAAAVTGLSPAAIRELALAYGKARAPFIRLGSGFSRYTNGAMTTRLLLALPAAVGAWKKPGGGLLSSVPGSRAFSKNIVQRPDLRKNVRLVNMCEIGNALTSASEPPIKSLFVYSSNPACTAPDQKKVTEGLLRDDLFTVVHERFLTDTALYADIVLPATTSLEHSDIYAAYGHYTIQRGEAVILPIGESKPNWAVACLLADALGLDDPFFKKSEDELIDELIASTDAWPLPVDKAALAAGLPVDLPLPENYKLDFKTPSGKIELLNPKEEPPLPDYFPAHGDDEPFQFISAPDARILDSSFNEREELSRGKVMELLMHPDDAEKLGLADGDPVVCSNERGAAGFTLALSRRVRPGTLVSEGVWWRAYCKGRCGLNMLTSQRLTDKGGGSTFYDVNVRVERES; from the coding sequence ATGGAAATCCTGCGCTCGGTCTGTCCCTACGACTGTCCCGACTGCTGCGGCCTTCTCGTCGAGGTCGAGGACGGGCTGGCTCGAAAGGTCAAAGGCGACCCCGCACACAGTTTCACGCGCGGCACGCTCTGTCCAAAAATGGCGCATTACGAGCGCACCGTCCATTCGCCGCGCCGTCTCCTCACGCCGCTCAAGCGCACGGGAAAGAAGGGCGCGGGCGAGTTCCGTCCGATTTCCTGGCGAGATGCGGTGCAGGAGATCGCCGCACGCTGGCAGGAAATCATCGCGCAGTACGGCGCGGAGGCCATACAGCCCTACTCCTACGCAGGAACGATGGGACTCTTGCAGCACGACGCCTATCACGCGCTCTTCCGCGCACTCGGAGCGGCAGAGCTTGACCGCACGATCTGCTCCCCCGCAAAGCGTCATGGCTGGAACTCCGTCATGGGAGCGACCCTCGCCATCCGCCCGCAGGAAGCACAGCAAAGCGATCTCATCATCCTCTGGAGTCTCTCCATGCTCGCGACGGACATCCACTTCGCGCACGATGTGCAGGTGGCAAAAAAGCGCGGCGCCAAAATCTGGTGCGTCGATACATACGAGACGGCAACGGCGCGTCAGGCCGACCGCGCCTTCTTCGTGCGCCCCGGCACGGACGGCGCACTCGCGCTCGCACTGCTCCATGTGCTGGAAACAGAGGGACTCACGGACGAGACTTTCCTCGCCGCGCACGTCCAAGGCTGGCAAGAACTGAAAAAAGATGTCCTGCCGCGCCATACGCCGGAAAGCGCCGCTGCTGTCACGGGACTTTCTCCCGCGGCCATACGAGAACTCGCCCTCGCCTACGGCAAGGCGCGCGCGCCCTTCATCCGTCTTGGCAGCGGCTTCTCGCGCTATACGAACGGCGCGATGACGACGCGCCTCCTGCTCGCTCTGCCCGCCGCCGTCGGCGCATGGAAGAAGCCGGGCGGCGGCCTCCTCTCCTCCGTGCCGGGCAGCCGAGCCTTCAGCAAGAACATCGTGCAGCGCCCCGACCTGCGGAAAAACGTGCGCCTCGTCAACATGTGCGAAATCGGCAACGCCTTGACCTCCGCCTCCGAGCCGCCCATCAAGAGCCTCTTCGTCTACTCCTCGAATCCTGCCTGCACCGCACCCGACCAGAAGAAAGTGACCGAGGGACTTCTGCGCGATGACCTCTTCACCGTCGTGCACGAACGCTTCCTGACCGACACGGCGCTCTATGCCGACATCGTGCTGCCGGCGACGACCTCGCTCGAGCACAGCGACATCTATGCAGCCTATGGACACTACACGATCCAGCGCGGCGAAGCTGTCATTTTGCCCATCGGCGAGTCGAAGCCGAACTGGGCAGTCGCCTGCCTGCTGGCCGACGCCCTAGGGCTTGACGACCCGTTCTTCAAAAAAAGCGAGGATGAACTCATCGACGAGCTGATCGCCTCGACCGACGCCTGGCCGCTTCCCGTAGACAAGGCAGCGCTCGCCGCAGGGCTGCCCGTCGACCTTCCTCTGCCCGAGAATTACAAGCTCGACTTCAAAACGCCCTCGGGCAAGATCGAACTCCTGAACCCGAAAGAAGAGCCGCCCCTGCCCGACTACTTCCCCGCCCACGGCGACGACGAGCCGTTCCAATTCATCAGCGCTCCCGATGCACGCATCCTCGACTCCTCCTTCAACGAGCGTGAGGAACTCTCGCGCGGCAAGGTCATGGAACTTCTGATGCACCCCGACGATGCAGAAAAGCTCGGGCTTGCGGACGGCGACCCCGTCGTATGCAGCAACGAGCGCGGCGCGGCCGGCTTCACGCTCGCCCTGAGCCGCCGCGTCCGCCCCGGCACGCTCGTCAGCGAAGGCGTCTGGTGGCGCGCCTACTGCAAAGGAAGGTGCGGCCTCAACATGCTGACCAGCCAGCGCCTGACCGACAAGGGCGGCGGCAGCACCTTCTACGACGTAAACGTCCGCGTCGAGCGGGAGTCATAA
- a CDS encoding Txe/YoeB family addiction module toxin: MNKVWSDDAWEEYIAWQMQDKKTLKRINLLLKDVERHPFEGIGKPEPLRGELSGFWSRRIDEKNRLLYRVSRDSLEILSCKGHYD, translated from the coding sequence ATGAATAAGGTTTGGTCGGACGATGCGTGGGAAGAGTACATTGCTTGGCAGATGCAGGACAAGAAAACCTTGAAACGGATCAACCTGCTGCTTAAGGATGTCGAGCGTCACCCGTTCGAGGGAATCGGCAAGCCTGAGCCGCTCAGAGGAGAGTTGAGCGGTTTTTGGAGTCGGAGAATTGATGAGAAGAATCGTTTGCTTTATCGGGTGTCGCGAGATTCGTTGGAGATTTTGTCCTGTAAAGGTCACTACGATTGA
- a CDS encoding type II toxin-antitoxin system RelB/DinJ family antitoxin, producing the protein MAQDIVVSMDDDLKSNFEEVCADIGLSAPSAILIFARRVARERRIPFELRAAPLTDSLYSEKSLARLRRGIAQLDAGKGVQHDLIEVAGDE; encoded by the coding sequence ATGGCACAGGATATTGTTGTATCCATGGACGATGATTTGAAATCGAATTTTGAAGAAGTGTGTGCGGATATCGGACTTTCTGCGCCTTCCGCTATCTTGATCTTTGCGCGGCGCGTCGCGCGGGAGCGCAGGATTCCGTTTGAACTGAGAGCCGCTCCTCTGACGGATTCGCTCTATTCGGAGAAGAGCCTGGCACGTTTGCGTCGCGGCATTGCGCAGCTTGATGCCGGAAAAGGCGTGCAGCACGATTTGATCGAGGTTGCAGGCGATGAATAA
- a CDS encoding type II toxin-antitoxin system RelB/DinJ family antitoxin, with protein sequence MSTVPTQIRIDRNIKEQAGILFSGLGLDMSGAVNMFLHQCVLRGGIPFSIEMPRYKQSTLAAMEEARRISRDPNVPGYDNMDDLKRALEE encoded by the coding sequence ATGTCAACTGTCCCTACTCAAATAAGAATTGACCGTAATATAAAAGAACAGGCCGGAATTTTGTTTTCTGGGCTGGGCTTGGATATGTCTGGTGCCGTTAATATGTTTCTGCATCAATGCGTTCTTCGTGGAGGCATCCCTTTTTCTATCGAAATGCCGCGTTATAAGCAAAGCACTTTGGCCGCTATGGAAGAAGCAAGAAGAATCTCCCGCGACCCTAATGTTCCCGGCTACGACAATATGGACGACTTGAAGAGGGCATTGGAAGAATGA
- a CDS encoding histidine triad nucleotide-binding protein: MADCIFCRIAAKEIPATAVYEDDSVIAFKDLEPQAPVHVLIIPKKHIKSLLGLTQEDRALVAHIHVDVVPQLAKELGLAEKGFRVVVNTGEEGGQTVGHLHFHLLGGRSMQWPPG; encoded by the coding sequence ATGGCAGACTGCATTTTTTGCCGCATCGCGGCGAAGGAGATTCCCGCGACAGCGGTTTATGAGGATGATTCCGTCATCGCCTTCAAGGATCTTGAGCCGCAGGCGCCCGTGCATGTACTCATCATTCCGAAGAAGCATATCAAGAGTCTGCTCGGCTTGACGCAGGAAGACAGGGCACTCGTCGCGCACATCCATGTCGATGTCGTGCCGCAGCTCGCAAAGGAGCTGGGCCTTGCGGAAAAAGGCTTCCGCGTCGTCGTCAATACGGGCGAGGAGGGTGGACAGACCGTCGGGCATCTGCATTTTCATCTCTTAGGCGGACGATCCATGCAATGGCCGCCCGGTTGA